TTTTCCGCTGTCGAATAAATCGCCCAAACCTATGGCGTCAAAGAAGTTGCGATCCCAGCGCGATTCATGGCCCAGATAGGTCCATTTGCACACGTTGGTACACAAACTGCGGCGGTCGGTACCAGTTGCTTTATAGACCATAAAATCCGCCAGGTCAAAAAATTTGCCCGCTTTTTGCCATGTTTCGGGCAGGTTTTCTTTGATCCACAATAGTTTTGGCGGTTCTTGCTCGGGCGACATCGTGCCTCCGACGTATTGCAATACATCATATCCACCCGCATTGATGCGATTTACCTGATCTATTGCGCGGTGATCGCGCCATACGATGATGTTGCGTTCGGTTTCGCCCGTTTCAGATACGGTCAGGGGCTGTCCAGCAGTATCCAGGACGACGAGAGAACAGGTTGCGTCAAAACTCATGCCGATTATTGCATCGAGCGAGAGGCCAGATTGGGCGATGGCCTGGCGAACGACTTTCCCGGTTTCTGCCCAGATATTTTCCGAAGATTGTTCGTAAAAATCGGGTTTGGGATTAAATTCCAGAATGGGCGAGGATGCTGTACCCAACATGGTGCCGTCTAAGTCAAATACGCCTGCCCGCACGCTGCCCGTGCCCACATCGACGCCGATTACTGCTCGATCACTCATCACGTCCCTCAGTTGTGAGAAAGAAAAGCCCCGGAGGACCGGGGCTAATTGGAAGATAACAGGAGTGTCCCATCACCACGAAATTTTGGCAACCCACCCCGATGTTGCATCGCAATACAAAAATCCACCGTCGCAGATGGATAATCCGTGTGGTTCGGGATGTGGTTCGGGCACTTCTATGCGATCGAGTTCTGCATTTGTCGCCAGGTCCAGATTTACAATTACCCGATCACCTGTATGAACGACCCAGATCGAATCTTCTTCCATTCGCACGACGCCGTGTGCGCGATGCAAGGGTAGTTTTAATGTGCGGATGACGGACCAATCTTTAATGCGCATCTGCGTAATGGTCTGTTCTTTTAACGTGGTCAGCCACAATGTACCCGGTTCAATTGCGTCGTATTCCACGCCGTGTGTGCCGCCGCCCGTGGGCAGTGCCCAGCGACCCTGTGTTTCTCCACTACAGGGATCCACGCGCAATATTTCACCCTGGGGCGCATCGGTCTCGCGCGGCAGCCGCCAGCGTTGCCCCGGTCCATTGGCCGCCAACCACAGCGATCCTTCGCCTGCGGCCATGCCACTGGTGTTTGAGGATTCCGACGGGATGTCTCTCAACAGGCGGCGATTGCCGTAATAATCGTCTTTGTCCTCATCTTTCATACTCATCAACGCCACCCGATCAGTCATCTGATCTACAATCCACAAACCATCGTTTGTGAGTTGCAGACCGTTTGGCACGCCATAGGGCGCACGAAATTGATTTTCTATTTTGACTTTCATATATCCTCCTATAATGAGAAGAAATTACACGGGAACTGGAAAATCGGGTTTGCCATAAAAATATTGGTGAAATACCTGCCAGAAGGATTCGCCTGTACATCGAATGGTAAAGGCATCCACGCGCTCACATCCTTCTTTTAATGAGGGAGGACCGGGTTCTGGGAAGGTCACTTCCATCACCACAGGGCTTTCTGCAATGAGTGGTTCAATATTTTCGACGCGCTCCATGGCTTCTTGAACGCGCGTCTTGATGAGGGCGCGGGCATCTACTGGCGCCAGGTGGAGCGCACATAATTCTCCCAGGCCTTCTTTTACTGGTGCTGTGACAATGTTGTTGACCCAGTGTTGGGATTCGGTACATGCGTGCAGATCGCCCGATGTAAAGACCCAGGGAATACCCAGATGGCCACACAAATAAGCCGCCATTTCCATCTCGCCGACTTCGGCACCATTGACGCGATAGATCATCCTGCGGCTCATTGAATGTGCGAGACATCCGTTGGGCGTGTTGGTCATCGCGTGCATGCCCAATTGGATCAATGCGTCAAATCTGGGCGATAATCCCGGCAGCCAGCAGGGACGGTTGACGCCCTGTACGAGTTTTACACCTGAGATGAATTCTTCTGACAAGATCGTGCGCCCCGCCCCATGCGCGTCATTGATGATTATCTCTTCTACACCTGCTGCAAATAATCCTTCGGCTGCGGCGTTGACTTCACCTGTCAACAATCGCTGCATCTCGGCGCGGTCGTACACGCCTTTTGCCGTTGTTGCATCATCCCGGTGTCTCGGGTCCCAGTCATCTACTCCGGCTGAGCCTTCCAAATCGGTCATCATGTAAACGGATTTTACGGGCATGGGGTTCTCCTTCACACGTCATACACACATAACTGACAAATTTCGGATGCATCGCTGGCGTATAAAATCTGAGAGCTGTCTTGCCGCCATACCGGGTGTAGATGGGTTCCGGCATGGGAGTGGTCGAAGACTGAGAGTTCCAATAGTGTTTCAATAGTATCGGTTTCGACATCTACGAGCAGGAATTTGGCTTCTTTTGTCGTGTTGTTCACGAC
The nucleotide sequence above comes from Gemmatimonadota bacterium. Encoded proteins:
- a CDS encoding M55 family metallopeptidase — translated: MPVKSVYMMTDLEGSAGVDDWDPRHRDDATTAKGVYDRAEMQRLLTGEVNAAAEGLFAAGVEEIIINDAHGAGRTILSEEFISGVKLVQGVNRPCWLPGLSPRFDALIQLGMHAMTNTPNGCLAHSMSRRMIYRVNGAEVGEMEMAAYLCGHLGIPWVFTSGDLHACTESQHWVNNIVTAPVKEGLGELCALHLAPVDARALIKTRVQEAMERVENIEPLIAESPVVMEVTFPEPGPPSLKEGCERVDAFTIRCTGESFWQVFHQYFYGKPDFPVPV